ACGTTTGGATTACTGAAATATCGACAAGCGATATTCGCATTCAAACCGTTGAGCGTTCTTGCCATTTTGAAGAGACAACGTTCAAGCAGCGTAAGGATGGCTGTCACAAAGATGGCCGAACTTGTATTCTGGAGGTCTCTCCATATCTTTTCTTGTACTCTTTTTCTAAATGGGTGCATGCATCAACGCAAAGTTCGGCGATGGACCAAGACCATTCCCTATAGGCTTTTACTCTCTCCGGCTCCCAAGATTCAGGTATTGCTGAGATATTACTGCAGTGATCTGCAAGCTTAATCGCTTTATATTCGATGGATTTGGCTGGCAGCTCCCTGATCTGCTTATCTCGGCGCTCTTGAAGGGTAAGAGTTTTGTCATCAGTTAGTTCAGATACAAGATCTGCGACCTTGCGACCAAACAACTCGGTGAGTTCCTCGTGTGATACCGGAGTATCCTCCAAAATGTCATGCAGAAGAGATGCTATTAGGACATCTGAGTCTGCGATATTTTCTTTGCTAGCCAACAGGTTAGCAACCTCTATCAGATGATTTATATAGGGTGAGCCATCGTACTTACGCCGCTGTGCTTTGTGGGCATTAGCAGCGAACTGAAGCGCATAGAGAAGCTTTTGTGAGCTATTCGAATATTCTTCAACTAACGGCATAGATACTAAATTCCATACGGTAGAAATCTTACAAGGGTACAGTGCAGCCTGATTCATGAGGGATCATTGGAATTACGATGCCAATTCATGAGCTTAAGTGATTAGAATGGCGACCGTAGACTATGAAACCATGCACTTTTCGGCCAACTTCGATTTTGCCTCGGGCGCACTGGCCTTGCCTGTTGCAATACGGAGCATATCAGCTTTGCGGCGAACTTCGGAGTAATCAAACTTTTTCATAATGCTTATTCTCGTCTTTCAAAGGGTGGGGGCGTGGCGCCTTCTGTCGAGAAAGATGGATACACTCAAAACTGTATCGTTCAAAGGGTATATGGGTTCAAATTCGAGATTTTAGAAACCTGTTCGCGGGAGATGGATGATTATACTCTTTTATACACCCGCTATATAAATTATATATCCAGAGTATAATTGAGTGGTTTTTGATCAGTTTATGGTTTTTTAGCTACGAATTTCGCGTTACTAGCACAAAAGTATCGAATTATTGAGAACGCGGCGTGACG
This genomic window from Alkalimarinus sediminis contains:
- a CDS encoding HD domain-containing protein; translated protein: MPLVEEYSNSSQKLLYALQFAANAHKAQRRKYDGSPYINHLIEVANLLASKENIADSDVLIASLLHDILEDTPVSHEELTELFGRKVADLVSELTDDKTLTLQERRDKQIRELPAKSIEYKAIKLADHCSNISAIPESWEPERVKAYREWSWSIAELCVDACTHLEKEYKKRYGETSRIQVRPSL